The DNA region CTTGTTCCTCTATAACATTTACAAGACCCAGTTTAATAGcttagtgccttttttttttttggcactcactatttcttctttatttgctGTTAAAGTAATAAGTGTATGTTCCATTGCACTTGCCTGAGAGTCTTGAACCGGTCTTGGGTTTCCCGCCATCTGGGTTCTGGCTGGCTTGCATTCCCCTTTGATGTTGTAATACTTGTTCATTGAACTTGAGTGTGGGGCTTATAGGGCTTGtttgctttttcccccccccaaaaaatgtgcacattttttccttcagcttatttttctgttttgtgctgttatttttaattgcttcCGACTGGGAGGTGGGGCCAAGAGATTTGGCTTGAATTTGGCTTGAATTTGCTATTACTCACATTTCCCCAGAAGCCCCGCACACACTTTCTGTCTGCCTTTGACATACCACTTTTGAAAGGCCGTTGATTCTTGGCATAAGTGGTGTTAAGAGGAAGATGGGCTCTGGGTAGGGATGTTCAGGAATCCAGTCCTGTACAGTCATGAGCTTGGCCATCTGGAAGTCTCTTCTTGCTCAATGAAATGGAGTAAACATTGTCCATTATGAAATCCACCACACAGGCTGCCAGGGACGAATGGGATCCCACCCAAAGCCAATTGCCGCTCTGACAGGGAAATTGGCTAGCACTGCCTGAGACTACTCCAGCCTCCCCCGTCCCTGATGTCACAATTCAGAGGCTGCTGCCTGCCTAGGAGGTTGTAGAAGGCTCTGTaggttctctctgtgtgtcctacAGGGCTCCTCGGGCCAGGTCTCTGTCTGAtggcttttatgaaaaaatatctcCCACCCATTCTGGTGTTCTTCTTGGCCTATCACTACTATTCTGCAAATGAGGAATTCAGACCAGGTAAGTACCAATGTATCTAATTTTTGAGGAATAGATAAAAAACACAGGGGTGGCTGGAGTATTTCTGAGTATCCAGATGAGTTCCTGATCCCCAAAGTTGCTGAACAAGAGGAACCCTGAGGTGGGACTGTATTTCTGTGTCTTCCAGACATGGGCTACGGGTAATAGCGGTGTGGGGAGGGGTAATCATGTAGCCAGCAGATTGCCAAATAGTCCATGCTTTATTTGGCACCCTCAATGGAAAGCAATTTCAGATTCCCTACAAAAATGAGGGTAATTCCAAAATTTACAGCACAGCCAGATAATCGGGCTCTAAGGAGAGACTGATAAGTGGGAGACAAGAAAGGACTCTGGAGTTGATGACTAAATAGAAGTGAGGGAAAATCTCTGGAATCGCTATGAGCACATGTGTTTTGATGactttttgagttttatttcaaTTGAGTAAAAGTGGATAGTCGAGAAATGTCTGGAACTCCAGTGTCTTAGCTGAAGCCTCTGTCTATGGACATTTTTACGAAGGACAGCAAGAAGGCTTGTTTTGAACAGTCAAGCTAAGCCTCCCTTTCAGAGCATGTTTATGAAAGACTTGAACCATTCCTTCATTGATTTATGCAGTTTGAGAATAGTTGATCTAGGCTCATAACCTTTAGACATTGAGATAAGTTTGTCCACATCCAGAGTGGAAGGAAGACTACTGCTGAGGTGGGTGTGGTCCTCACTTCCTTTTGGGTTTCACAGAGATGCTCCAGGGAAAGAAAGTGATTGTCACAGGGGCCAGCAAGGGGATCGGAGAACAGATGGCCTATCATCTGGCGAAAATGGGAGCCCATGTGGTGGTGACGGCAAGGTCTAAAGAAACTCTAAAGAAGGTGAGGGTTCTGTGCCCACAGACACTTGTACCCCCTTAtgtcacatacacacaccaacACACGGAAGCTGGCACATCCATACACagatgcaaacacacacacacaggttcaAACACCCACAAGAATATAAAAGTACGGCATTTAAGCATTCATtcctatgcacacacacatctatatatctatatctatctatccatctatccatacTCATAGACATGCCTATGTACACACATTTACACATGGAATCATGGATATATAGATATGTGCTTGGATACCAAAATTCCGGTACCTACTCATGAATTCATATTCTCATCCCCATTCAGACTCTCAGACATATACTCAGACTTACAAACCGAAGGATGCAAACATTCACAAACTTAGGGCTACTCACACAGAAGCTAGCATCCATACCAATAATGAATTCAGATACATCTATTCACAGAAACTCATAAGCATGAGTCATGAACTTAAACCCCAGCACAGTGACGATTTCTTTATTTACACCTTACCTGAAATACTTCAGACAGAGGACAAAGATCGTGTCAGGTTGCATttagcaacacacacacacacacacattcactgaACTCACGCTCACGCGCACATATCCCACCATTTTTCTCAAAACAGGGTTGTGAGCAAGTTCTCATTTAAACCCCCATTACTTCTGAGATTGCCCCCAAATTCTGCAGCCGATGCTGACGCCATTTCTGCTATGTCCCTGCAGGTGGTATCCCACTGCCTGGAGCTTGGAGCAGCCTCAGCGCACTACATTGCTGGCTCCATGGAGAATGTGACCTTCACAGAGCAATTTGTTGCCCAAGCTGGAAAGCTCATGGGTGAGGCCGcttctcctgcctcctcttctgGACTCTGCTCTAAGGGTCCACCAGGGagctttggggagggggagaatgagagGAGAGGTAGCCCCCCCCAGATGGTTTCTCTCAACACAGCCATCTCTTGCAGGGGGACTAGACATGCTCATTCTCAACCACATCACCAACACTTCTATGAATCTATTTAGTGGTGATATCCACCTTGTGCGCAGAAGCATGGAAGTCAACTTCCTCAGTTACGTGGTCCTGAGCGTTGCCGCCTTGCCCATGCTGAAGCAGAGCAACGGGAGCATTGTTGTCGTCTCCTCGAAGGCTGGtgagtggggcagggagcagTATGGAAGGCAGGAGTGGGAGACATGCCAGGGATGGTGTTGGGGGCTCTGCAGTGAATGTGAATTTTTATCAGTTCCATGCAGAGAAGTAATGCAATATATaccagcattttaaatattcacagtGAAAAATCAACCAGTCATTCTTCCCAGTGACATTAAGCAAAAACTGATTCACAGCTTGCCCCTGTGCATGAAGAGGCAGGCGTAGGAATGTGCAGCTTGGGTTTGTCAACTCAATGAGAAGCATGCATGCTGAGTGAAAGAGACCCTGTTAAGAACAAGTGGGACCATAAGAAATAAGGGGCTGTTCAAGGTAGATGGGCTGCAAGATCCCTGGAAGTAACAGAGAAAGAGCAGTAATTCAGAGTACCCACGAGAAACTTGGTGGTTTGTGATCTACAAATGGAAGTCTAAAGGGAcatggagagattgtggagataCAGCTCATCCTGATTCTAAGGGAGAGACCTGGTCACGATGGATAAAAATGATTTTGCTTCTGCCATGACCAAAAGCTATAGGCTGATGAAGTTAGCTGATGCAAAGGTAGAACTGAGaagtggaatttctttttttttttaaagattttatttatttatttgacagagagagacacagcaagagagggaatacaagcagggggaatgggagagggagaagcaggcttcccgtggagcagggagcccaatgcggggctcgatcccaggaccctgggatcacaacctgagctgaaggcagacgcttaacgactgagctacccaggcgccccagaagtggAATATTGTAACATACCACGTGTCTGATACGTGCATTAGGCTAAggcaaaatgaaatgaagaacagaaataaatacacCGTATTAGCAGACCTGCCTAAATTGGGAGTGTTCTCCAAAACCTGAACTTATTACCTTAAAGTCCTATTGAAACACCAATGGGGTAGGGAGAGAGTGTGTACAGAGTTAGATTCATGAAGAGAACACTGTGTGACCAAGAAAGGTCGTTGACTCTTTGGATGGTGGTAGTATCAGAAGTTATCACCAATGAAGAGCTAGAGAGTTTCCAGCTAAAACGGGGGATTCGTTTTGTCATGGGTCCAGAGAGACGTCCCACACCTATTTGTTGATTAGTCAGAAGGATGTGGCAAACACTGGGATTAAAATCTGCAATCTAAATGTGGTTCTTGGCAATGTAAAAACAAATAACCTGAAGACTTTGTAACTCTTAGGTATTTCGCAAACTATTACGAGCTATTACTGTAACTAAGAACACCATCTATGTTGTAAAGAATTCTATTTCCTGGACAGGAAAGGCCTGCATAGTGATGGGATAAAAGGGCAGTGTGTCTGTGCTACCCGCCAAACAGAGTGATTGATATGCATCCCTGTGCTTCCCAGACAACACagactccccacccctccccagacaCAGCCTCTCTCCAGGCTGAAAGGAAGGGAGAGCTTCCGGATGCATACTGAGTGGGAGGGTGCTGGGCACATCCCCAATCCATCCTAGGCATTGGCCAAAACCCTCACATCAGTCATGGTGTAGGTGGCTTTAATGATTTAAGTTGATTAAATAATATATCCACTCTAGGCAAAGAGTGTGCTTCATCTTTGGCTAGAGAAACGTAACTTTCTATAATGTACACGGTGTCTTAATGGTCTCAGAAGGAACAAGAATTACTGTAGAAGTCCAAGGGCCTGATGGAAAGTCTGATAACCCCTGCTTCCACACATCTTCTACACCTACCAAAAGTCGCTTCATAATGTGTGTGGACTCAGAGATGGAAATCTAGTTCAACAACTATCCTTCACATCTGCTATTTGTATAGCCCAAAGAGTTCAGCCGGTTTGCTTTGAAACATGTCTGTGAACTTGCAAGGTACAGACACTGCTTTCTCTCCCTAGCTGATGAAGTCTTCTGTTCTAtgctatattttttaaacattcagtaAGCGTTAACATTCGTTAATCCTTCATCCTTAAAATCTGAATTCCACAAATGCGGGATGCTAATCCTCAAATTGATCCTAAGGTCAGCCAAAGAGTATTGGGATGGATTTTTAGTCATTCCTTCCAGGGAATGCATTAAGTCATTTATTGAATTATGGCGATAAGCAATTGTTTTTTATCCCCAGTGCATTTCCAGGCATTGCATTACATAGAAATCCTATACTTTTAATACATTCTTTAAAGCCTCAGCTTTAAATATGCTTCAGCATTGAGGCACTATTGCTGCCTCTGGGAGTTTCCTTACCGTACACATCCACCCATGTTTAGGGCACCTACTGATCAAgtttctatgtatatataatatctagTTACATTGATTAGTCTCCCCTCCTTCCACCATGTGCTAGTTTGGCTATGAGTTGAGCTACTATAACAAACACCCACATTTACACTGGCTTacacaaataaaaatctatttttctctcataaaGCCGCCTGGAGTAAGCAGTCCAAGACTGATAATGGTAGTTCTGTCCCAGGAAGTTGTCCAGGAACCTCTCTGTCTCAGACCCGCCATCCCTGGGGCGTTATCCTCACCTGTATGTCCAGTATGGTTCATTATTAGCACGAATCAGAATTCTAGCtacagaaaatggagaaagaaggatACAACCTGAAAGCTGTAGACTCCTCTTCTGCCACAGCTGGTGGCTGTCGTGGTCTTTATTCAAAGTGGATTTGTGTCCAGCTGAAAACCAGGGGTTCTAGTTCTGCGAAAGACACCGATGTTGATAAATAACTAGGGGTGTCTCCCGCCAGGCCACCCCATGTGCCTTCTGCACACCCTACACTCACACTCCAGACTTGATCTTTCCAGATTCAAGGTCCGTCATACAAACAAAACCCCTTCCATCAGGCAGCAGTGCGGTACACAGTGGGGCGAGGGGAAGTACAAAAAGAGGATGCCTAGATGGTATTTGTGAAACAAACGGAGACAGAGATATTACTACTCCAATGTGACTGGAAAAGAAATCACTTTGAATTGGGCAAAGAACAGTTGAAAACATCTGGAAAAAGTTTATCGGCCATTAATCAAAATGGGTCATCTTGACTTAGGttcaattttcaaaaagtaaaggTCACTGCATTTTCATACCCCTTGGCTCTGTGAACCCTGTAACCGGGGGCCATCACATCAGTCACATGCATGACAGCCAGAATCCAACTTCTAAGGCTGCTTCTCTACCCCTCCGGACTCCTGGACAAAGCCTGCaatcctctctcccccttctcctctccgGGACCTCACCTCCCGTGAAGTCCTTGTCAGTTCTCGCCAgaccctttccttttcctcttatccaatacattttggaaaattacctttaaaattctacttcctccccctctctcttttttagctTTATTGGTGATACAGATACTACTAACAACAATTATAATACAAAGGCTAACCGAACCGGGCCAGCATTAAGTGTAGGGATACTGATTCTTCCGTATCAAGAAAAACGTAAGACATATTTTGAAGTGCAACCGCACATAATAAAATCCTGggtttctttaaatattcaaaatgaaaaactaaaggaGTAAGAGAACCTTGCCAGTCGCCTCGGAATGCCCAGAGCTCTCTTTCTGAGCTCCGTAAGTGTCTCCGGTTACCTATTCATTATTTTCCAAGTAAATCCTCTTCTGAAAAGATCAACTTTCTGTATGAACTTTTTAAAGTCTTATTCAAATGTATTCCTTTTCTGGTTTACTCATTTCCAGCAttgcttcatacattttttttacgTAGTTGTATAATATTTCAGGCGTATTATGAGATGACTAGCCAGGGGCAAATACCTCATAAGACAATGCTTTCGTGGGAAAACTCAAACCAGTGTATGAAGTCACTTGTTGGACCTTAACCTGTTTGTGGGTTACGGGCTGCCTGTGTGGTCTAAACCTACTTCAAGAATTCAACATTATaaagaggcggggggggggggggggggggaataaaacAGGTTTCTCAACTACACATATCAACTAAATTCCAAAGGATTTGGAATACCCGTAATGGTGTTTTGCATCAAGACAAGAATATACAGATGTTAATCTCATCCCTGCCTTCAGCTCTGCATACCCACTTTTTCCTGAAAGGCAGATAATGCCTCAATGTATGGATATGCCTTGGAGTgcggtggggagaggaggggtcaAGGTCAAGGTCTTGGATGCAAAGGGGCCTGGGAGAGTAGGAAGGGGTGATTTATCCCCTCACCCAAtcgttttatatttttctaagatgAATCTTTGCCCTTAAATCCAATAACCTCAGAAGTAATTTTCAGGAACCACACTTTCCAAGGTGAGTGGAAATGTTTATACATGTGAATAGAGGTATTTACATGGGCAGGACGCAGGTGCTGCTGCAGACTTGGACTATTTTGGGGAGAATGGGGGGAGACAGGGGGAGATAGGTATGTGCATTTATAGATATGTCACCTACAGGGTCTGGAAGAAGGCCAAAAAAGAGATTCAAGGAAGAATCAACAACCTGTGCATAAAAATTTCAGGAGCCATGGTTGCCTAAATTCAAGAGGTTGTGTTTAGGCAAACCTAAAGGATTGAGACAGAACCTGTTGGACTCATCTTCAGGTTCATTGTTGTACCAGCCCTGCAAAGGGGCAAGTGGAGATTTGCAAGGGGGATAGATGACTCCTTACTGAAGACAGTAACAATTTAGTACAGGTTGAGAACAAGATAATGCTATCCATAACAACCATTGGTCCACCTTTTCCCCTTGAAAGGCTGGTTAGAGCTTAAGTCATCATGTCTACTTAACCCCGCTAGACTATTGATTTTGTTCCAGTGCATTTCTTGGTGAAAATAGGAGGGTTCTACCATCATGTCTTTACATTTACTTACTGAGGAGTTTGAGAAGGCTGAGAACAAATACACTCTATTTGCAATATACAAATAGAAAACTAGATcttaagaaaagaagaatataagacctgctgaatcactatgttgtacacctgaaactaatgtaacgtttTGTGTCAACTACAataaacccaaaaaacaaaaaaaaaagtatttaaaaatgccaaaattaGACTCTACGTAGATTCAGTGCTTAAGTTTCCAAATTTgcctcttgaattttttttttttgaagattttatttatttatttgacagagagcgagacagtgagagagggaacacaagcagggggagtgggagagggagaagcagacttctcgctgagcagggagcccgatgcgggacttgatcccaggaccctgggatcatgacctgagccgaaggcagacacttaacgactgagccacccaggcaccccgcctcttgaatttttttttaaagattttatttatttgacagagagaaagagagcacgagtcaggtgggggcagagggagagggaaaagcaaagcagactgcccgctgagcagggagcccaatgcaggactcgctcccaggaccccaggatcgtgacctgagctaaaggtagatgcttaaccaactgaactacccaggtgccccatacctcTTGAActttcttaacaaaaaaaaaaaaaaagaagaagagggtcAGTATACAGATAAGATTCTATTCAAAAGAGGGAGGTACTATAGGAAGCaaataatatctgaaataaatttctcatAAAAGACTGTGAAGTACATGCACAAAGTAATGAAAAGAGCAATGCCCCCAACAACTTTCTTAAATGTTTCCATAAGttgaaaattcacacacacacacacacacacactctatgaatatctgaaaaaagaagaaaagtataaaactgAAAGTAAAAATCATCCATAACCACGCCAATATTTTGGAGAATTTCTTTCCAGATAGagatataaaacaattattttcctaTTGCCAGACATTTAGGTTCCTTTCAATGTTTTGCTATTTTAGAAATCCTGTAATAAATGTCTTCTATGTAAATGTGTGGCTGAGATGATGATTATTTCCTTGATAAATTCTTAGTACTAGATTTACTGGGTGAAATGATAGaaacgttttttgttttgttttgttttgttttttgattttatttatttgcaagagagacaatgagagacagagagcatgagagggaggagggtcagagggagaagcagactccctgctgagcagggagcccaatgtgggactcgatcccgggactccaggatcatgacctgag from Neomonachus schauinslandi chromosome 6, ASM220157v2, whole genome shotgun sequence includes:
- the HSD11B1 gene encoding corticosteroid 11-beta-dehydrogenase isozyme 1; translated protein: MAFMKKYLPPILVFFLAYHYYSANEEFRPEMLQGKKVIVTGASKGIGEQMAYHLAKMGAHVVVTARSKETLKKVVSHCLELGAASAHYIAGSMENVTFTEQFVAQAGKLMGGLDMLILNHITNTSMNLFSGDIHLVRRSMEVNFLSYVVLSVAALPMLKQSNGSIVVVSSKAGKMASPLVAPYSASKFALDGFFSSVRMEHTVTKVNVSITLCILGLINTDTAIKAVTGILNIDASPKEECALEIIKGGALRQEEVYYDNSVWTELLLGNPGRKILEFLFLRSYSLDKFINN